TACTACACTTTGTGAACGTATGCTATGGTATTCTTCAGTATAAAGTATAATAATTTGATAAACGGTAGAAAATACTGCAATTTTTACTATGCTAAGgtgtgaaaaaaaaactatagtATGTAGAAATGTACTATGGTAAATGTTAAAGTAtactaaattatttttaatgtttaaaggaGTGATAGTCAGCTTATGAAATCGACCCTAATAGAATGAGTGAAAACAACTATAAAGAGAGACTCAaaaggttttatttattaactaGTCTTTTTATTTGCAGATCCAGTAATCCATCCGTCACCTCAATGCCTTAATTAATCTACGCGGTCAGGTAAACAAATACATATGCATGTGACATCAGCATATATAGATTATACCTGAATGCTATATACCGTCTCTTTTGTTTAGCATGAATGACATGAACCTCAGCCCAGTGGGCATGGACCAGCTCAGCGTGCCCCCTGTGAGTGCGAGTCACCTCTGCCTTCCCACATCTCCAACCCACAACCCCATCACCACTTCAGGTCAGGACACAAACACCTTGATGCATTGCTGTGACGTTTTGTATGATATGAAAAGTTTCATAACACACATCTtgtttaatttcaggcatgccGGTCGCTATACCCAGCTTGGGTCCATCTCTTGGGCCTCTTCCTTCAGCACTGTCCTTGATGTTACCCATGGGTCCTTTAGGGGACAGAGGTGTTATGTGTGGCCTTCCAGAGAGAAATTATACATTACCACCTCCTCCATACCCCCACCTGGAGAGTAGCTACTTTAGACATATTCTTCCAGGTAACGTTATATTTTAAACCAAGGGTTTTCATCCTTTCCTCAGCCATCCCAAGGACCACCAAAACATAAGGAAATGCatgtttaatatataaacaaaatctCTATTCTCTTTAGGTATTTTGTCATACCTGGCAGATCGTCCACCACCTCAGTACATTCATCCGAGCAGCCTTAACATGGATGGTACGCTTTCTGTCTCCAACAACCACCCTTCTGGCTTAGACCCATACAGTGGCCCAGGCGGCCCTCTAGAACAGGGCTTGGTGTCCCTAGACTCACGGCAAGTAGGAGGCCAGGGTGATCTCCACCAGGGAGGCTCTCACGAAGTGCAGCTAGACACCACAGGACTAACCATGGAGTCACGTGTCAGTAGTCCCATGTCTCCGGATGGCATGGAAGAAGACTTGGCCACCATGGAAGGTGTAGTGGTGGCAGAGACCCAGCAGCAGCTTGGGCCCAGACCTCAGCCTCATGAAGGTTTGGATTCCTCCGGAGGTGTTATGCCCCTGCATGGAGCAGGGCTGGAGCTGCCCGTTGTGATGGAGCAGGAGCATATGGGTGGCAGGGTACGAACCAACACTACTGGTGGGCTGAGCTCTGGGGTGGTTAGTGTTGTGCTCACTGGGGCCATGCCCCAACAGTCTCAGCTAGAACCTGTATCTTTACACGGGCCTGCGGGTATGGGACTAGAACCTGTCAACGTGTCTCCCATCACTGCTGAGGTGTCTTTAGGACCAGACAATAGCCTGGTGCTGGTGAACTCTACATTGCAACTAGAAGACTCAACCTccaataaggaaaacatggcCACGGCCTTTAACATTTGTAAGTTTGTATAGTCATTTTGCATTGGattagggcagtggttctcaaacccCTTTGTGTAGGGTGCACCCCTTCACGCCCCCAGAGAAAATTTGTGACATAAAACATTCtcaaactaaacattttaacaatgtAGTGTTGTTGGCACCATCTCACGCCCCCcattttgagaaccactggattTGGACATTAAACAGTGTAATGTGGTTTGGTCAAATTTCATACTTTTTATTATCTACAAGGGTGTACTTTGTGTGAGCGGTCGTATCCCTCCGACTGCCCCGAACATGGACCTGTCACATTCATTCCAGACACGCCCATTCAGAGTAGAGCCCGCCTCTCTCTGCCCCGCCCCTTATGCATGCGGATTTCAGTAAATGATGAGCCTACTGGTAAGTAAAGTAAGCTTGTTGTATcactaatttaaatccaaaactGCTTTATCCCacatgtgttgttgtttttttgtttgttgtagGTGTGTTTGCTAGAGAGACCATACCTTCACGCACCTGCTTTGGGCCTATGGTTGGACAGCACTGCAGTAGTGTTGAACTTACAGACTGGTCTGACAAGGACACCCCTCAGATATGGAAGGTcgatatcaaatttaagtgttAACTGGTTTAAAATTTTATCACACTGTTTTACCAATACACAGATTATGTTGGCAATGGTGGTGGCTGATTGCTTTTTCTTATTGTACCATAGATGTTTCACAATGATATTCAAGAGTTCTGTATCGTCACGACAGATGAGCACGAGTGCAACTGGATGATGTTTGTACGGAAAGCAAGGTAACTTTATcccaaaacactttttttaatcaGAATTATCAGAAATTTGAATGATCTAATctgaattaaagggatagttcacccaaaaataaaaatttggttaccatttactcaccctaaacTTGTATGAgtctctttattctgttgaacac
The sequence above is a segment of the Misgurnus anguillicaudatus chromosome 1, ASM2758022v2, whole genome shotgun sequence genome. Coding sequences within it:
- the prdm4 gene encoding PR domain zinc finger protein 4 isoform X1, which produces MNDMNLSPVGMDQLSVPPVSASHLCLPTSPTHNPITTSGMPVAIPSLGPSLGPLPSALSLMLPMGPLGDRGVMCGLPERNYTLPPPPYPHLESSYFRHILPGILSYLADRPPPQYIHPSSLNMDGTLSVSNNHPSGLDPYSGPGGPLEQGLVSLDSRQVGGQGDLHQGGSHEVQLDTTGLTMESRVSSPMSPDGMEEDLATMEGVVVAETQQQLGPRPQPHEGLDSSGGVMPLHGAGLELPVVMEQEHMGGRVRTNTTGGLSSGVVSVVLTGAMPQQSQLEPVSLHGPAGMGLEPVNVSPITAEVSLGPDNSLVLVNSTLQLEDSTSNKENMATAFNIWCTLCERSYPSDCPEHGPVTFIPDTPIQSRARLSLPRPLCMRISVNDEPTGVFARETIPSRTCFGPMVGQHCSSVELTDWSDKDTPQIWKMFHNDIQEFCIVTTDEHECNWMMFVRKARTSEERNLVAYIDNGKLYFCTSREILPDQELMFYYSGDYSRQLGVTMGVPAVPEGQICHCGKECASFTEFKSHLNSHAQSQSPSQDHPAHATHNQSQEKVTNEASRSASPPQWQCHSDMSEHSSSNGHAHGRERKFKCSMCTRAFTTSTKLNVHFMGHMGMRPHKCSYCSKAFSDPSNLRKHLRIHTGQKNFRCTVCGKSFTQKAHVESHMVIHNGTKNFKCDHCDRMFVRKQDLKQHMYSHSLDRQISCPKCDKQFLKMDHLKKHLNSHDGKRDFICEKCSKGFLTKYHLTRHLKICKGPKTGRGAAQGEEGEDEEEDEEDDEEEERTADRDQSSQ
- the prdm4 gene encoding PR domain zinc finger protein 4 isoform X2 — translated: MNDMNLSPVGMDQLSVPPVSASHLCLPTSPTHNPITTSGMPVAIPSLGPSLGPLPSALSLMLPMGPLGDRGVMCGLPERNYTLPPPPYPHLESSYFRHILPGILSYLADRPPPQYIHPSSLNMDGTLSVSNNHPSGLDPYSGPGGPLEQGLVSLDSRQVGGQGDLHQGGSHEVQLDTTGLTMESRVSSPMSPDGMEEDLATMEGVVVAETQQQLGPRPQPHEGLDSSGGVMPLHGAGLELPVVMEQEHMGGRVRTNTTGGLSSGVVSVVLTGAMPQQSQLEPVSLHGPAGMGLEPVNVSPITAEVSLGPDNSLVLVNSTLQLEDSTSNKENMATAFNIWCTLCERSYPSDCPEHGPVTFIPDTPIQSRARLSLPRPLCMRISVNDEPTGVFARETIPSRTCFGPMVGQHCSSVELTDWSDKDTPQIWKMFHNDIQEFCIVTTDEHECNWMMFVRKARTSEERNLVAYIDNGKLYFCTSREILPDQELMFYYSGDYSRQLGVPAVPEGQICHCGKECASFTEFKSHLNSHAQSQSPSQDHPAHATHNQSQEKVTNEASRSASPPQWQCHSDMSEHSSSNGHAHGRERKFKCSMCTRAFTTSTKLNVHFMGHMGMRPHKCSYCSKAFSDPSNLRKHLRIHTGQKNFRCTVCGKSFTQKAHVESHMVIHNGTKNFKCDHCDRMFVRKQDLKQHMYSHSLDRQISCPKCDKQFLKMDHLKKHLNSHDGKRDFICEKCSKGFLTKYHLTRHLKICKGPKTGRGAAQGEEGEDEEEDEEDDEEEERTADRDQSSQ